A genomic window from Vanessa tameamea isolate UH-Manoa-2023 chromosome 7, ilVanTame1 primary haplotype, whole genome shotgun sequence includes:
- the LOC113400735 gene encoding uncharacterized protein LOC113400735 yields MDESVTSLASRPVSVNTPPPLISYSLKQEVDYDTPELEEEINPLEQDELITIDQEDDCNSLEPEKDFILTFETLPVLWDTKNPHYTNKYRRNKALAKLVPILKKTKPIATIQDVKKKINSIRSNYRRELRKIIASQQPGVKEGDVYRPKIWYFPYLNFLRKLEQRQSSAHQNEDDPDDEKSQRLHEISQVGTSFSSVIIPETTSSRIKKRTSRGQLIDVPSPSLPKLCNESCQPKKISNHIVLEWADILEKLDPLQRLYAKKAINDVLFEAELGNLHKHSVKINEPIPNFTLSSPQSSSVKSPPSPTSP; encoded by the exons ATGGACGAAAGCGTAACGTCCCTCGCATCCCGCCCCGTGAGCGTAAACACCCCACCCCCACTCATATCCTATTCGCTGAAACAAGAAGTAGATTATGATACACCGGAACTAGAAGAGGAAATTAATCCACTGGAGCAAGATGAACTAATTACAATAGACCAAGAAGATGATTGTAATTCGCTTGAGCCagaaaaagattttatattgaCGTTTGAAACCCTTCCAGTGTTGTGGGATACGAAAAACCCccactacacaaataaatacagaag GAACAAGGCTTTGGCTAAGTTGGTGCCAATATTGAAGAAAACTAAACCGATCGCAACTATTCAGGatgttaaaaagaaaattaatagtatAAGATCTAATTATCGAAGAGAGCTGAGGAAAATAATCGCATCGCAACAACCAGGAGTTAAAGAAGGCGATGTATATAGACCAAAAATATGGTACTTTCCATATCTTAACTTTTTAAGGAAATTGGAACAACGACAATCTTCGGCCCATCAG AATGAAGACGATCCTGATGATGAAAAAAGCCAACGATTGCATGAAATTTCCCAAGTTGGAACGTCATTTTCATCAGTAATTATTCCAGAAACAACATCTTCTAGAATAAAAAAGAGGACTAGTCGAGGACAATTGATAGATGTTCCAAGTCCAAGCTTACCGAAGCTATGCAACGAATCTTGCCAACCGAAGAAAATATCCAATCATATAGTTTTGGAATGGGCTGATATATTGGAAAAACTTGATCCTTTGCAACGTCTGTATGCAAAAAAAGCTATCAACGATGTTCTTTTTGAAGCTGAACTAGgcaatttacataaacattCAGTAAAAATTAATGAACCAATCCCAAATTTTACATTGTCATCCCCACAATCATCATCAGTGAAATCTCCGCCATCCCCAACTTCACCCTGA